The Micromonospora krabiensis genome window below encodes:
- a CDS encoding Gfo/Idh/MocA family protein, whose amino-acid sequence MAGTSQAPLRVGLLGYGLAGRVFHAPLIAATPGLRLHAVVTRDPERRQQVRHDHPDARLVEDVDVLWRTPDALDLVVVATPNRLHVPMARAAVAAGIPVVVDKPLAASGAEARQVVDEAAAHGVPLTVFQNRRWDGDFLTARRLVEGGELGRVTRFESRFERWRPEIKPGWREKAGADEAGGALFDLGAHLVDQAVQLFGPVRSVYAEVDRRRSGAEVDDDAFVALTHTGGVRSHLWMSAVTPQLGPRLRVLGDRAGYTTYGLDPQEAALRDGGRPGTPGWGEVSPDRYGLLGVDGDLRPVPTEPGRYESFYAQVAASLRGDGPMPVDARDAVDTVTLIELAHRSSVEGAVLPVPPAPAR is encoded by the coding sequence ATGGCGGGAACGAGTCAGGCGCCGTTGCGGGTCGGTCTGCTGGGCTACGGCCTGGCCGGTCGGGTCTTCCACGCACCGCTGATCGCCGCGACGCCCGGCTTGCGCCTGCACGCCGTGGTGACCCGCGATCCCGAGCGACGGCAGCAGGTCCGGCACGACCATCCGGACGCCCGGCTGGTGGAGGACGTGGACGTGCTGTGGCGTACGCCCGACGCCCTGGACCTCGTCGTGGTGGCGACGCCCAACCGGCTGCACGTGCCGATGGCCCGGGCGGCGGTCGCCGCCGGCATTCCGGTGGTCGTCGACAAGCCGCTCGCCGCGTCCGGGGCCGAGGCCCGGCAGGTGGTCGACGAGGCGGCGGCGCACGGGGTGCCGCTGACGGTGTTCCAGAACCGCCGCTGGGACGGCGACTTCCTGACCGCGCGCCGCCTGGTGGAGGGCGGCGAACTGGGGCGGGTGACCCGCTTCGAGTCCCGCTTCGAGCGCTGGCGGCCGGAGATCAAGCCGGGCTGGCGGGAGAAGGCCGGCGCGGACGAGGCCGGCGGCGCCCTGTTCGACCTGGGTGCCCACCTCGTGGATCAGGCCGTCCAGCTGTTCGGTCCGGTGCGCAGCGTCTACGCGGAGGTCGACCGGCGTCGGTCCGGCGCGGAGGTGGACGACGACGCGTTCGTGGCGCTGACCCACACCGGCGGCGTCCGCTCCCACCTGTGGATGAGCGCGGTGACCCCGCAGCTCGGCCCCCGGCTGCGCGTCCTCGGCGACCGGGCCGGCTACACCACCTACGGGCTGGACCCGCAGGAGGCGGCGCTGCGCGACGGCGGTCGCCCGGGCACCCCGGGCTGGGGCGAGGTCTCCCCCGACCGGTACGGCCTGCTCGGTGTCGACGGCGACCTGCGGCCGGTGCCGACCGAGCCCGGGCGCTACGAGAGCTTCTACGCCCAGGTGGCGGCGTCGCTGCGCGGGGACGGCCCGATGCCGGTCGACGCCCGCGACGCCGTGGACACCGTCACGCTGATCGAGCTGGCGCACCGGTCGTCCGTCGAGGGCGCGGTGCTCCCCGTACCGCCGGCACCGGCGCGCTGA
- a CDS encoding DoxX family protein: MNIVLWIIAAVLAVAFLGAGLMKLTRPKEKLIESGLGWAESWSAGSVKLIGALEVLAAVGLILPALLDIAPVLVPLAALGLLIIMIGAVVVHARRREYQPVVANVVLLALSAVIVWGRFGPYSFTS, translated from the coding sequence ATGAACATCGTCTTGTGGATCATCGCGGCCGTCCTGGCGGTCGCCTTCCTCGGCGCCGGCCTGATGAAGCTCACGCGGCCCAAGGAGAAGCTGATCGAATCCGGGCTGGGCTGGGCGGAGAGCTGGTCCGCCGGCTCGGTGAAGCTCATCGGCGCGCTGGAGGTGCTCGCCGCCGTCGGGTTGATTCTGCCGGCGCTGCTCGACATCGCGCCCGTGCTGGTGCCGCTCGCCGCGCTCGGCCTACTGATCATCATGATCGGGGCGGTCGTGGTCCACGCCCGCCGCCGCGAGTACCAGCCGGTGGTCGCCAACGTGGTGCTGCTCGCGCTCTCCGCGGTGATCGTCTGGGGTCGCTTCGGCCCGTACTCCTTCACCTCCTGA
- a CDS encoding MarR family winged helix-turn-helix transcriptional regulator, translated as METPPEPRWLDAEERQTWLSLVSFLIKLPGALDAQLQRDAGLSHFEYQVLAGLSESPDRTRRMSELAALAEGSLSRLSQVVSRLERRGWVRRTPDPTDGRYTLAVLTEEGWAKVVATAPGHVAAVRTYVFDPLTKAQQRQLREIGTRVTRAVDPDDSCPGDRAR; from the coding sequence ATGGAGACGCCGCCGGAACCACGCTGGCTGGACGCCGAGGAGCGCCAGACCTGGCTGTCGCTGGTCAGCTTCCTGATCAAGTTGCCCGGCGCGCTCGACGCCCAGTTGCAGCGGGACGCCGGCCTCAGCCACTTCGAGTACCAGGTGCTGGCCGGCCTGTCCGAGTCCCCCGACCGCACGCGACGGATGAGCGAGCTGGCCGCGCTCGCCGAGGGCTCGCTCTCCCGCCTGTCCCAGGTGGTCAGCCGACTGGAACGGCGCGGCTGGGTCCGGCGCACCCCTGACCCGACGGACGGCCGATACACCCTGGCGGTCCTCACCGAGGAGGGCTGGGCGAAGGTGGTCGCGACCGCGCCCGGGCACGTGGCGGCGGTCCGCACCTACGTGTTCGACCCGCTGACCAAGGCCCAGCAGCGCCAGCTTCGCGAGATCGGCACCCGGGTGACCCGGGCCGTCGACCCCGACGACTCCTGCCCCGGCGACCGCGCACGCTGA
- a CDS encoding FUSC family protein: MVDAGARGRGESVAAAPRGRAARLLAGLRRRSTHTLRDRLRRVRAGAVLAVQAGLAAGFSWWLTDDVLHIPQPVFAPISAVIALAASVGQRLRRTIELVIGVSLGVLVGDLLMYAFGSGVWQLGAIVVLAIVVAVLIGGSPAVIVQAAATAVLVATLSPAVENLEIPRFLAALVGGGVSLAVTAVLLPLNPLRVINRAGAPVLDLLVEQLEVTAEALRRRDAPAAQAALDRLRDNKQEMGAFTEAAQAAREASTLSPVRWENRQGPVGRYARAVEPVDRAMRNSGTLVRRTVTLIEDGEPVPDPLPEAVAGLATAVRTLQREFTGADEPRKAREQAMRAVAAAGRAYREGVGFSGAVVVAQVRTTASDLIVATGIEQEDANDLIRRAFGALRAD; the protein is encoded by the coding sequence GTGGTCGACGCCGGAGCGCGGGGCAGAGGGGAGTCCGTCGCCGCCGCGCCGCGCGGGCGCGCGGCGCGACTCCTCGCGGGTCTGCGCCGCCGCTCCACCCACACCCTGCGCGACCGGCTGCGGCGGGTCCGCGCCGGCGCGGTCCTGGCCGTGCAGGCCGGGCTCGCCGCCGGCTTCTCCTGGTGGCTCACCGACGACGTGCTGCACATCCCGCAGCCGGTGTTCGCGCCGATCTCCGCGGTCATCGCGCTGGCCGCGTCCGTGGGTCAACGGCTGCGCCGCACCATCGAGCTGGTCATCGGGGTGTCGCTCGGAGTGCTCGTCGGAGACCTGCTCATGTACGCGTTCGGGAGCGGGGTGTGGCAGCTCGGCGCGATCGTGGTGCTGGCGATCGTCGTGGCGGTGCTCATCGGCGGCAGCCCGGCGGTGATCGTGCAGGCGGCGGCGACCGCCGTGCTCGTCGCCACGCTCAGCCCCGCGGTGGAGAACCTGGAGATCCCGAGGTTCCTCGCCGCCCTGGTCGGCGGCGGGGTGTCGCTGGCGGTCACCGCGGTGCTGCTGCCGCTGAACCCGCTGCGGGTGATCAACCGGGCGGGGGCGCCGGTGCTCGACCTGCTGGTCGAGCAGTTGGAGGTGACCGCGGAGGCGCTGCGACGCCGCGACGCCCCCGCGGCCCAGGCGGCGCTCGACCGGCTCCGGGACAACAAGCAGGAGATGGGTGCGTTCACGGAGGCGGCGCAGGCGGCGCGGGAGGCGAGCACCCTGTCCCCGGTGCGCTGGGAGAACCGGCAGGGCCCGGTCGGCCGGTACGCGCGGGCGGTGGAGCCGGTCGACCGGGCCATGCGCAACAGCGGCACGCTGGTCCGCCGGACGGTGACGCTCATCGAGGACGGGGAACCGGTGCCCGACCCGCTGCCGGAGGCCGTGGCGGGGCTCGCGACGGCGGTGCGGACGCTTCAGCGGGAGTTCACCGGCGCGGACGAGCCCCGCAAGGCCCGGGAGCAGGCGATGCGGGCGGTGGCGGCGGCGGGTCGCGCGTACCGGGAGGGGGTGGGCTTCTCCGGGGCGGTGGTGGTGGCGCAGGTCCGGACGACCGCGAGTGACCTGATCGTGGCCACCGGCATCGAGCAGGAGGACGCGAACGACCTGATCCGGCGCGCGTTCGGCGCACTCCGGGCCGACTGA